The Planococcus liqunii genome includes a region encoding these proteins:
- a CDS encoding DinB family protein, with translation MRAIRKEQVLEAYQEYEIYLASLNTALKTEADAHTPIAQGKWSLAEMILHLAEWDRFIREERLPLLKAGAEVAPFPDVDAFNAAAAAPAKQLAFSEVLAHAQKERALLAKDIEELDEIQWNAAFKVASRETTVSSYVAGFLQHDAHHRGQIDEFLHKKSSIL, from the coding sequence GTGAGAGCCATCAGGAAAGAACAAGTTCTAGAAGCGTATCAAGAATATGAAATCTACCTGGCTTCCTTGAATACGGCCTTAAAAACCGAAGCGGATGCGCACACGCCGATCGCCCAAGGCAAATGGTCACTTGCTGAGATGATCCTGCACTTGGCGGAATGGGACCGGTTTATCCGGGAAGAGCGCCTGCCGCTGCTGAAAGCCGGAGCGGAAGTCGCGCCTTTTCCGGATGTCGACGCTTTTAACGCAGCTGCGGCAGCGCCTGCCAAGCAACTGGCGTTTTCGGAAGTGTTGGCTCATGCCCAAAAGGAACGGGCGCTCCTGGCGAAGGACATCGAAGAATTGGATGAAATCCAGTGGAATGCGGCTTTTAAAGTTGCCAGCCGTGAAACGACGGTGTCTTCTTATGTAGCGGGATTCCTGCAGCATGATGCCCATCACCGCGGCCAAATTGATGAATTTTTGCATAAAAAAAGCAGCATCCTTTGA
- a CDS encoding S1 domain-containing RNA-binding protein: MSIEVGSKLEGKVTGITNFGAFVQLPTGATGLVHISEVADNYVKDINDHLKVGEMVEVKVMNVEADGKIGLSIRKAKPQPEGAPQRPERPQRPRPSNNRSFERAPKENFETKMAKFLKESEENMTSLKRATESKRGGRGARRG; the protein is encoded by the coding sequence ATGTCGATTGAAGTAGGCAGCAAGTTAGAAGGTAAAGTAACAGGTATTACAAATTTTGGAGCATTCGTTCAGCTTCCGACTGGTGCAACAGGCCTCGTGCATATTAGTGAAGTCGCCGACAATTATGTCAAAGATATCAACGATCATCTAAAAGTAGGCGAAATGGTCGAAGTCAAAGTGATGAATGTGGAAGCAGACGGCAAAATTGGCCTCTCTATCCGCAAAGCTAAACCTCAGCCAGAAGGCGCTCCACAGCGTCCAGAACGCCCGCAGCGTCCTCGCCCAAGCAACAACCGTTCATTTGAGCGCGCGCCTAAAGAGAATTTTGAAACAAAAATGGCGAAATTCCTGAAGGAAAGTGAAGAGAACATGACTTCATTGAAACGCGCAACAGAATCCAAACGTGGTGGCCGCGGCGCAAGAAGAGGATAA
- a CDS encoding carbamoyl phosphate synthase large subunit: MPKKQDVKKVLVIGSGAIVIGQAAEFDYSGTQACLALKEEGIEVILVNNNPATIMTDKTVSDKVYFEPLTVNSVAAIIEKERPDGLLATVGGQTGLNLAMALSDSGVLSKYGVSLLGTNIKSIKQAEDREQFRSLMNVLDEPVPDSDIVYSTDSALAFAAQAGYPLIVRPAYTLGGFGGGIAQDETAYLTLVTQGLSASPIHQCLVEKSIAGYKEIEYEVMRDANGTCITVCNMENMDPVGVHTGDSIVVAPSQTMTDREYHMLRTASINIIEALGIIGACNVQFALHPETSAYYLIEVNPRVSRSSALASKATGYPIAKIAAKLAIGYTLDELKNPVTGTTFASFEPALDYVVVKIPRWPFDQFQTANRKLGTQMKATGEVMAIERSMEAAFQKAIRSLDIPLDGFRLPALSDMADAELEKLAIEADDRRLFVLFELMIRGKSTGQLHEMTAISPYFLFVLNRIVEEWRKLQTETWNTMTHARLLQAKTLGFSDQQLAKLWSIPVSEVWGQRKSWNLLPAYRVIDTCAAEFRSQTNYLYSTWKGSSDARALNAKKVAVIGSGPIRIGQGIEFDYCCVHSVLALQKLGYEAVMINNNPETVSTDYEIADALYFEPLTAEDILNVLDFEGITQVIVQFGGQTSLNVAAQLEDAGITVLGSSADLLDQMEDRDRFYSFLESAGLPVIPSFTANKAAEVPGYAAKLGYPVLLRPSYVIGGKGMIVLHNEAELTQWLTHTAMEFPVLVDHFITGKEVEADILTDGEHVWVSAVFEHTEGTGVHSGDSISITPPISLTAQALEKLTATAEHIARSMKYTGLFNIQFVYEGDQLYVMEINPRASRTVPISSKATDVPLVQLATALMLGTPFNELGIEEQYNGQPQYTVKAPVFSHIKLPGLSPVLSPEMMSTGEVIGQSTDSAVAMQKALDGASQQLAALQGGGTVFITEASLAQIDPQFWEQHGFSFCTEASLPFEQWLKTADKKAYIDLTPDPDASQAAQAAIHRLHVWTRKETVIAFQEHVKAIYGSTKGVLVK; encoded by the coding sequence ATGCCTAAAAAACAGGACGTAAAAAAAGTGCTGGTGATCGGCTCGGGCGCCATTGTTATTGGCCAGGCAGCTGAATTCGATTATTCCGGCACGCAAGCTTGCCTCGCTTTAAAAGAAGAAGGCATCGAAGTCATTCTTGTCAACAACAACCCCGCGACCATCATGACCGACAAGACGGTTTCGGACAAAGTTTATTTCGAACCGCTCACGGTGAACAGCGTGGCTGCCATCATTGAAAAAGAACGCCCAGATGGTTTGCTCGCGACAGTTGGCGGCCAGACCGGCTTAAATTTAGCGATGGCTCTCTCCGATTCAGGCGTTTTATCCAAATATGGTGTCTCGCTTCTTGGCACCAATATCAAATCGATCAAGCAAGCCGAAGACCGGGAGCAATTCCGCTCGCTGATGAACGTACTAGATGAACCTGTGCCCGACAGCGACATCGTTTATTCAACGGACAGCGCTTTGGCTTTTGCCGCACAGGCCGGCTATCCGCTGATCGTCCGCCCCGCTTATACCCTTGGCGGCTTTGGCGGCGGCATCGCTCAGGACGAGACTGCCTACTTAACACTTGTGACCCAAGGGCTCAGTGCCAGCCCCATCCATCAATGCCTGGTCGAGAAAAGCATTGCCGGCTACAAGGAAATTGAATACGAAGTGATGCGCGACGCGAATGGCACTTGCATCACCGTCTGCAACATGGAAAACATGGACCCTGTCGGCGTCCACACCGGCGACTCAATCGTAGTCGCACCGAGCCAAACGATGACTGACCGGGAATACCATATGCTGCGTACTGCTTCCATCAACATTATCGAAGCGTTAGGAATTATCGGCGCCTGCAACGTGCAGTTTGCGCTTCACCCGGAAACTTCCGCTTATTATTTAATCGAAGTGAATCCGCGTGTCAGCCGTTCGTCCGCACTGGCATCGAAAGCGACCGGCTATCCGATTGCCAAAATTGCAGCCAAGCTGGCGATCGGCTATACGCTCGACGAATTGAAAAACCCGGTGACTGGCACCACATTCGCAAGTTTCGAACCGGCGCTTGACTATGTCGTGGTGAAAATTCCGCGCTGGCCATTTGACCAGTTCCAGACGGCCAACCGCAAACTCGGCACGCAAATGAAAGCGACAGGCGAAGTGATGGCGATTGAACGCAGCATGGAAGCCGCTTTCCAAAAAGCCATCCGTTCTTTGGATATTCCGCTGGACGGCTTCCGATTGCCGGCTCTTTCCGATATGGCGGATGCCGAATTGGAGAAATTGGCCATCGAAGCTGATGACCGCAGGCTTTTTGTGTTATTCGAATTAATGATTCGGGGCAAAAGCACGGGACAGCTGCACGAAATGACGGCCATCTCCCCTTACTTCTTATTTGTTTTGAACCGCATTGTGGAGGAATGGCGCAAGCTGCAGACAGAAACCTGGAACACCATGACGCATGCCCGTCTCCTTCAGGCAAAAACTTTGGGCTTCAGCGATCAGCAGCTTGCCAAGCTTTGGTCCATTCCTGTTTCGGAAGTCTGGGGGCAACGCAAAAGCTGGAATTTGCTTCCCGCTTACCGCGTGATCGACACATGCGCGGCGGAGTTCCGTTCACAGACAAATTATTTGTATTCCACTTGGAAAGGTTCTTCTGATGCACGTGCACTGAACGCTAAAAAAGTGGCGGTCATCGGCTCCGGCCCCATTCGAATCGGCCAAGGAATTGAATTTGATTATTGCTGTGTCCACAGCGTGCTGGCATTGCAAAAGCTGGGCTATGAAGCTGTAATGATCAACAACAATCCGGAAACGGTCAGCACCGATTATGAGATTGCCGACGCCTTGTATTTTGAACCGTTGACGGCGGAAGATATTTTAAACGTGCTGGATTTTGAAGGCATCACGCAAGTCATTGTCCAATTCGGCGGCCAGACTTCGCTGAATGTGGCGGCTCAATTGGAAGATGCCGGCATTACCGTGCTTGGATCGAGCGCCGATTTGCTCGATCAGATGGAAGACCGCGACCGCTTTTATTCGTTCTTGGAGTCGGCCGGACTTCCGGTCATTCCAAGCTTTACGGCAAACAAGGCAGCAGAAGTTCCAGGTTATGCCGCAAAGCTAGGCTATCCGGTGCTCCTTCGTCCTTCCTACGTTATCGGCGGCAAAGGCATGATCGTGCTGCACAATGAAGCGGAGCTTACACAATGGCTCACGCATACCGCGATGGAATTCCCGGTTCTCGTGGACCATTTCATCACCGGCAAAGAAGTGGAAGCGGATATTCTAACGGACGGTGAACACGTCTGGGTGTCTGCTGTGTTTGAACATACCGAAGGCACAGGCGTCCATTCAGGCGACAGCATTTCCATCACGCCTCCTATTTCACTGACTGCACAAGCGCTGGAGAAGCTTACGGCCACTGCCGAGCACATTGCCCGCAGCATGAAGTACACCGGCTTGTTCAACATCCAGTTTGTCTATGAAGGCGACCAGCTGTACGTCATGGAAATCAATCCGCGGGCTTCCCGCACCGTACCGATCAGCTCAAAAGCAACAGACGTTCCGCTTGTCCAGCTGGCAACCGCGTTGATGCTTGGTACCCCGTTTAACGAACTCGGCATTGAAGAACAATACAATGGGCAGCCGCAATATACCGTGAAAGCACCCGTGTTTTCCCATATTAAGCTCCCTGGATTGTCGCCGGTGCTGTCTCCTGAAATGATGTCGACCGGCGAAGTCATCGGCCAAAGCACGGATTCGGCCGTTGCCATGCAAAAAGCGCTTGACGGTGCTTCCCAGCAATTGGCCGCCCTTCAAGGCGGCGGCACGGTCTTCATCACCGAAGCTTCCTTGGCGCAAATCGACCCACAGTTCTGGGAGCAGCATGGTTTCAGTTTCTGCACCGAAGCGAGCCTGCCTTTTGAGCAATGGCTGAAAACTGCCGATAAAAAAGCTTATATCGATCTGACGCCGGACCCGGACGCCAGCCAAGCTGCACAAGCCGCTATCCACCGACTGCATGTGTGGACGCGCAAAGAAACGGTTATTGCTTTTCAAGAACACGTCAAGGCCATTTACGGATCAACGAAAGGAGTGCTTGTTAAATGA
- a CDS encoding carbamoyl phosphate synthase small subunit — MAGLLSLSNGESFKGKWHGKTSGIQGEIVFYTGMTGYEEVLTDPSYQGQIIVFSYPLIGQYGIQAAHVQSGKIQAAGIVVAELYEGPVEKGAMTLSEFAENAQVPIISGVDTRSVIQTVREFGTMPAYMGPGFSVPDFWKPLKTNFFSNSMPEEDIQVIGNGNVHIGLVDFQYKSSILDELLKRDCKVSIIPHTLPTTKLDELQLDGLLFSNGPGDPAALTPLFPTYRDWAERYPTFGICLGHQVLASSFGAKTTKLAYGHRGANHPVINIETQKVSMSSQNHSYVVEDASIGETPLSVLYQNVNDGSVEGLQHPELPVLTVQFHPEAAPGPAEHLQLFDQFLSTIQQKKKVKIHA, encoded by the coding sequence ATGGCAGGGTTGCTCTCGCTTTCAAACGGCGAATCATTTAAAGGGAAGTGGCATGGCAAAACAAGCGGCATTCAAGGGGAAATCGTCTTCTACACCGGCATGACCGGCTATGAAGAAGTATTAACCGACCCTTCTTATCAAGGACAAATCATCGTTTTTTCATATCCATTGATCGGCCAATACGGCATTCAAGCCGCTCATGTCCAATCGGGGAAAATCCAGGCTGCCGGCATTGTGGTCGCGGAATTATACGAAGGACCGGTTGAAAAAGGCGCCATGACTTTAAGTGAGTTTGCGGAAAATGCACAGGTACCGATTATTAGCGGTGTAGATACACGGTCTGTCATCCAAACCGTCCGCGAATTCGGCACGATGCCCGCCTATATGGGTCCTGGCTTTTCCGTTCCGGATTTCTGGAAACCACTGAAAACCAATTTCTTTTCAAACAGCATGCCGGAAGAAGACATCCAAGTGATCGGCAATGGAAACGTTCATATCGGCCTGGTCGATTTTCAGTACAAATCCTCAATTTTGGATGAACTGCTGAAGCGGGACTGCAAAGTAAGCATCATCCCCCACACCTTGCCGACAACAAAACTGGACGAGCTTCAACTGGACGGCCTGCTGTTTTCAAACGGACCGGGCGACCCGGCAGCCCTCACACCTCTGTTTCCTACATACCGTGACTGGGCAGAACGCTATCCGACATTCGGCATTTGCCTGGGGCACCAAGTGTTGGCGTCCTCTTTTGGCGCCAAGACGACTAAGCTGGCTTACGGCCACCGGGGAGCCAATCACCCCGTCATCAATATAGAAACACAAAAAGTCTCGATGAGTTCCCAAAACCACAGCTACGTTGTAGAAGATGCCAGCATCGGAGAAACGCCGCTGTCGGTTCTCTATCAAAACGTCAATGACGGCAGCGTCGAAGGGCTTCAGCATCCGGAACTTCCAGTATTGACAGTGCAGTTTCATCCGGAAGCTGCTCCCGGACCGGCTGAGCACCTTCAATTATTCGACCAATTCCTTTCCACGATACAACAGAAAAAGAAGGTGAAAATCCATGCCTAA
- a CDS encoding FtsB family cell division protein, translating into MNLKKEKKVETGEVTSIRNDYVRSVERREAHKVRLMRRLSVFAVIVVMASIWIGTTIYAQSQTISEKEQAREQALAELEAVEQEQAQLNEQILLLNDDEYIGKMARKEYFLSEDGEIIFTVPEDKSKSKEKEDEKE; encoded by the coding sequence GTGAATTTGAAGAAAGAGAAAAAAGTGGAAACCGGTGAAGTCACTTCAATTCGCAATGACTATGTCCGCTCGGTTGAACGGCGGGAAGCTCATAAAGTCCGCTTGATGAGAAGGCTGTCGGTTTTTGCAGTCATCGTGGTCATGGCGAGCATTTGGATTGGCACCACCATTTATGCCCAATCCCAGACCATTTCAGAAAAAGAGCAAGCGCGTGAGCAGGCTTTAGCAGAACTGGAAGCGGTGGAGCAAGAACAAGCCCAGCTGAACGAGCAGATTCTGTTGTTGAATGACGATGAATATATCGGAAAAATGGCGCGGAAAGAATACTTCTTATCAGAAGATGGGGAGATCATTTTCACCGTTCCTGAAGATAAATCAAAAAGCAAAGAAAAAGAGGATGAAAAAGAGTAG
- the argF gene encoding ornithine carbamoyltransferase → MTIALPLAPQLVQNHLLSLKDYSSAEILDLLSLAADLKKPENKYLPLLEGKVLGMIFEKSSTRTRVSFEAGMLQLGGHAMHLSTRDIQMGRGETIADTAKVLSGYLDGIMIRTYHQDTVMELAEHSSVPVINGLTDDFHPCQVLADLLTIQEHFGTAAGKKMAYIGDGNNMANSLMIGAAKVGMDISIAAPAKYAPKPEMVALAQEIAQGTGANVHVTTDPVEAVKDCDVIYTDVWASMGQEQEALERMEHFKGFQVNEALAAHAHEDYIFMHCLPAHREEEVTTGILEGSHSVVFQEAENRLHAQKALLVALMAN, encoded by the coding sequence ATGACCATTGCATTGCCGCTCGCACCGCAACTCGTTCAAAACCATCTGTTATCGTTAAAAGATTACAGTTCCGCTGAAATTTTGGATTTGCTGTCGCTGGCAGCCGACTTAAAAAAACCGGAAAACAAATACTTGCCTTTATTGGAAGGCAAAGTGCTCGGCATGATTTTCGAAAAATCATCGACCCGCACACGCGTTTCATTTGAAGCAGGCATGCTTCAGCTTGGCGGGCATGCCATGCACCTCAGCACCCGCGATATCCAGATGGGACGCGGTGAAACCATTGCCGACACGGCAAAAGTGCTATCCGGCTATTTGGACGGCATCATGATTCGCACGTATCATCAGGACACCGTCATGGAATTGGCCGAGCATAGTTCTGTGCCCGTTATCAACGGCCTGACGGATGACTTTCACCCTTGCCAGGTACTTGCTGACCTGCTGACTATCCAGGAACATTTCGGTACAGCTGCCGGCAAAAAAATGGCCTATATCGGAGACGGCAACAATATGGCGAACTCGTTGATGATCGGCGCTGCTAAAGTGGGGATGGACATCTCCATCGCGGCTCCTGCGAAATATGCACCCAAACCCGAAATGGTGGCACTGGCCCAGGAAATCGCCCAAGGAACAGGCGCCAACGTTCACGTAACGACAGATCCGGTAGAAGCCGTAAAAGACTGTGACGTCATCTACACCGACGTCTGGGCCAGCATGGGGCAGGAACAAGAGGCACTTGAACGCATGGAGCATTTCAAAGGATTCCAAGTCAACGAAGCGCTTGCCGCACATGCCCACGAAGATTACATCTTCATGCACTGCTTGCCGGCACACCGGGAAGAAGAAGTGACTACCGGCATTTTGGAAGGATCGCATTCCGTTGTCTTCCAGGAAGCTGAAAACCGCTTACACGCACAAAAAGCGCTGCTTGTTGCACTCATGGCAAACTAA
- the mazG gene encoding nucleoside triphosphate pyrophosphohydrolase — translation MNTIQVIGLGAGDLDQLPLGVYKKLKKATNLYVRTQDHPVLIELAAEGVEFTSFDAVYEKHDTFAPVYAEIADTLVAYSKDQSVIYAVPGHPLVAEQTVQNLIEAEKAGACHLSIEGGHSFLDALFGALRIDPIEGFQLLDGTEMKSDDVNMTQHILIAQVYDSFSASEVKLTLMEKYPEDYPVTIVTAAGSADEILRTVPLYELDRAAEVNNLTTVYVPPAKDQLTRLKEWQTFRSIVAQLRSPEGCPWDREQTHESLRPYLLEEAHELIQAIEEQDDEAIAEELGDVLLQVFLHAQIGQDNGYFQLEDVLSAVSSKMIRRHPHVFGDVKVKDADEVVANWQAIKAQEKPAVESILDGQERFSSSLITSYNYQKKAAKVGFSWSDAEGAWEKFEEELQEFQAELAKGSKDRQLDELGDLLFTLVNIARFYELSPEEAMVHANRKFQQRFRHVEKRVQEGTGDFSDYSLDQLDQFWNEAKAMARKED, via the coding sequence ATGAACACGATACAAGTAATTGGGCTGGGCGCAGGAGATTTAGATCAACTGCCGCTTGGCGTTTACAAGAAATTAAAAAAAGCTACTAACTTATATGTCCGCACCCAGGACCACCCGGTGCTGATAGAATTGGCAGCAGAAGGTGTGGAATTCACGTCGTTCGATGCCGTTTACGAAAAACACGATACGTTTGCGCCGGTATACGCAGAAATTGCCGATACACTGGTGGCGTATTCAAAAGACCAATCCGTCATTTATGCAGTGCCGGGGCATCCGCTTGTCGCCGAACAGACCGTCCAAAATTTAATCGAAGCTGAGAAAGCGGGAGCTTGCCACTTGTCGATTGAAGGAGGACATAGTTTTCTGGATGCTTTGTTCGGTGCGCTGCGCATCGATCCGATTGAAGGCTTTCAGCTTCTCGACGGCACCGAGATGAAAAGCGACGACGTCAACATGACCCAGCATATTTTGATTGCCCAAGTGTATGATTCGTTCAGCGCTTCGGAAGTTAAACTGACACTGATGGAAAAATATCCGGAAGATTATCCGGTGACCATTGTCACCGCAGCCGGTTCAGCGGACGAAATCCTGCGCACGGTGCCGCTGTATGAACTCGACCGTGCCGCGGAAGTGAACAATTTGACGACGGTTTACGTGCCGCCGGCGAAAGATCAGCTCACCCGCTTGAAGGAATGGCAGACGTTCCGCAGCATCGTGGCGCAGCTGAGAAGCCCTGAAGGCTGTCCATGGGACCGTGAACAGACGCATGAGTCGCTGCGCCCTTATTTGCTGGAAGAAGCCCATGAGCTGATCCAGGCGATTGAAGAACAGGATGACGAAGCCATTGCCGAAGAACTGGGCGATGTGCTGCTGCAAGTATTCCTGCATGCCCAAATCGGTCAGGACAATGGCTACTTCCAGCTTGAAGATGTTTTGTCGGCCGTCAGTTCGAAAATGATCCGCCGCCATCCGCATGTTTTCGGAGATGTCAAAGTGAAAGATGCCGATGAAGTGGTAGCCAACTGGCAAGCCATCAAAGCGCAGGAAAAACCGGCAGTCGAGTCGATTTTAGACGGCCAGGAGCGCTTTAGTTCGTCACTCATTACGTCTTACAACTACCAGAAAAAAGCTGCGAAAGTCGGCTTCAGCTGGTCGGATGCAGAAGGGGCCTGGGAGAAATTCGAAGAAGAGCTGCAGGAATTTCAAGCGGAACTGGCGAAAGGTTCTAAAGACCGCCAGTTGGATGAACTCGGCGATTTGCTGTTCACCCTGGTGAATATTGCCCGGTTCTATGAATTGTCGCCGGAAGAAGCAATGGTGCATGCCAACCGCAAATTCCAGCAGCGCTTCCGCCACGTGGAAAAACGCGTACAGGAAGGCACCGGCGATTTCAGCGATTATTCGCTCGACCAGCTTGACCAATTCTGGAACGAAGCCAAAGCTATGGCAAGAAAGGAAGACTGA
- a CDS encoding RNA-binding S4 domain-containing protein translates to MRLDKFLKVSRLIKRRTLAKQVADQGRITINGTKGKASSVLKENDELQIRFGQKVVTVRVEQLKENARKEETANMYTILKEEKLEKVEPEFIDDEA, encoded by the coding sequence ATGCGACTCGATAAATTTTTGAAAGTGTCCCGTTTGATCAAACGCCGGACGCTCGCTAAACAAGTGGCCGACCAAGGCCGCATCACCATCAATGGCACAAAAGGAAAAGCCAGTTCCGTGTTAAAAGAAAACGATGAACTGCAAATCCGTTTTGGCCAAAAAGTAGTAACAGTAAGGGTAGAACAATTAAAAGAAAACGCAAGAAAAGAAGAGACTGCCAATATGTACACCATCTTGAAAGAAGAAAAGCTTGAAAAAGTGGAACCTGAATTCATCGATGACGAAGCGTGA